TTTCAGGCCCTCATCAAGCGATATTTTTGGCTGCCATTCAAGATAGTTTTTTGCCTTTGAAATATCAGGGCATCTTCTCCTTGGGTCATCATCAGGCAGCTTTTCGAATATAATCTCAGACTTAGAACTTAAGCAATCGATAACCCTTTTTGCAATCGATATAATCGAAATCTCGTTCGGGTTACCAAGGTTTATTGGGCCAGGAAATCCGGAAAGATATGGCTTTGTATAATTCCTTTCCCTTTTATGTTCCCCGGTTTCGTAGTCCATCATCCGTATCATACCTTCTATCATATCATCAATATAACAGAAAGACCTCGTCTGCGTGCCATCTCCATAGATTGTGACTGGTTTATTGTTTATCGCCTCTGTTATAAAATTGCTTATTACACGGCCATCATCAGGTCTCATCCGCGGCCCATAGGTATTGAATATACGGACAACCTTTATGTCCACATTGTTCTGTCTCAGGTAATCAAAGAAAAGGGTTTCTGCTACCCTTTTGCCTTCATCGTAACAGCTTCTCTTACCAATGGGATTCACATTTCCCCAGTATTCTTCCCTTTGCGGGTGGGTTTCTGGGTCACCATAAATCTCACTTGTTGAGGCCTGCATAACCCTTGCCCTTACCCTCTTTGCAAGACCGAGCATATTCAGCGCACCAAGGACATTCACCTTTATCGTCTTTACAGGGTTGTACTGGTAGTGTATAGGGCTTGCCGGGCAGGCAAGGTTAAATATCCAATCCACCTCAAGGAGTATGGGTTGCGTAACATCATGGGTTATCAGTTCAAAATGCGGATGGGTTAGGAGATGGGATATATTCTTCTTTGTTCCTGTAAAATAATTATCAAGACACAGGACCTCGTGCCCATCGTTTAATAGCCTTTCCGAAAGATGGGAACCTATAAAACCCGCACCACCGGTCACGAGTATACGTTTTGGTTCGTTATATGTTTGATAACTATACATTCGTTCTACCGATACATATATAGTGAAAACCTAAGTTAGACAGGGTCCTCGGATTATACTGGTTTCTGCCATCAAATATAACAGGTGTTTTCATGAGGGATTTCATCCTCTCGTAATCAGGCTCTCTAAATGAAAGCCATTCAGTAATCAGTACAAGACCGTCAACGCCATCAAGGACCTCATACTGATTTTTTCCAAAATGAACATTCGCATTACCCTTAAATATGCTGAGGGCAACCTCCATAGCCTTCGGGTCAAAAAGATAACATAAAGCGCCGTCCTTTGTCAGTACATTTACTACATGGATAGCAGGGGCTTCTCTCATGTCATCGGTATTTGGCTTAAACGCAAGCCCCCATATGGCAAACTTCTTACCCTTAATATCACCATTATAGAAATTCTTAATCTTCTCTGCGAAGGATACCCTCTGTAACCTGTTTACCTCCATTACCTGCTCTAATATGAAGGGGCTGTATCCACAGTCCTGCGAGGTCTTTATCAGCGCCCTTATGTCTTTTGGAAAGCAAGAACCACCAAAACCTACACCAGGAAACAGAAATTTTGGGCCTATCCTCGAATCGCTCCCGATCCCTCTCATCACCATCATCACGTCCGCACCAAGCTTCTCACAGATGTTCGCAATCTGATTCATAAAGGATATCCTTGTTGCCAGCATTGCATTGGCCGTATACTTTGTCATTTCACTCGATTTAATATCCATCACAAGGAATGGTGCCCCGGTTCGTATAAAGGGTGCGTAAAGTTCCCTCAGTATCTCTTCTACCCTCCCCTCGTCCACACCAATAATTACCCTCTCCGGTTTCATACAATCGTCTACTGCTACCCCCTCTTTTAAGAATTCTGGATTGGAAGCAACATCAAAGGGTATTTCAAGCTTCCTCTTTTTTAACTCTTCAGTTATAACCTCTTTAACCTTCCCGCATGTCCCAACCGGGACTGTTGATTTAATTACCACAATCCTGTACTTCTCAATGGTCTTGCCTACATCGCTCGCAACATGCATAACGTATTTCAAGTCTGCAGAGCCATCCTCATCCTGTGGGGTGTTTACACATATGAATATTATAAGACCATGTTCTGTTGCCTTTTTTATATCATTTGTAAAACTCAATCTCCCCTCTTTCAGATTATTCTTTACAAGTTCCTCAAGATGGGGCTCGTAGATAGGGATAATGGCCTGTTTCAGCTTTGCTATCTTTTCTTTGTCTATATCCATACATATGACGTCATTGCCTGTTTCAGCAAAGCAGGCACCGGTTACAAGACCAACATATCCAGCACCAATTACAGAAATGTGCATAAAACCTCCATTTTTCTTTTTTTTAACTTGCACCACTCAAAAAGTCAATATTAAATATGACTTCAATTCAGGCACAAGACTTTAGACTATAGACCTCGGGCAAAAGCAGACATTGGACACCAGACATTAGACATTGGACGTCAGTCTACACTCTATAGATAGTCTATGGTCTATAGTCTATAGTCTAAAGTCTATTATATTGAGAAGTCTAAAGTCTAATGTCTTTAGTCTGATGTCTGAATCGAAGTTAAATATGAATAATCTATTGAAATAAATTCCATATTATGTTAAAAAATATACGATTTAGGTGGGTTCAACCCGCTTTTTTAATTTAAAGGACAATGATATCCGAAAGTGAAACCATAGAAAAGATCGAACATGCTCTCATCCCTATCCTCCAGGATGACAACATAGAGCTAATAGACATAGAGTTTAAACCCTCAGGAAAAAGATGGCTATTACGGATATACATAGAGAAAGAAGGGGGGGTAACAATCGCAGACTGTGAAAGGGTGAACCGTGAACTCGGAAGGGTTCTTGATGTGGAGGATTTAATTGAGCATCCATATTTGCTTGAAGTCTCATCTCCTGGATTAACGAGGCCTTTAAAAAAAGGGGAGGACTTTACAAGATATAAAGGAAGGGTATGCAGGATATTAACAAAGCAAGAGATAGATGGGAAGAATGAGTTCAAAGGAGAAATCATCAATACGACTGAGGATGAAGTGGAAATTAAAGGAAAAATAGGTGTATTTACAATCCCAATATGTGCTATAAAAAAGGCAAATTTAGAGTTAGAACTATAAGGGGTAAAAATGTATTTTGATTTAAATTATGTAATCGAACAGGTGGGAAAAGAAAAAGGCATATCCAAGGAAGTGCTTGTCGAGGCACTTGAAGAGGCAATACTCTCAGCATCAAAGAAAAAATATGGCAACCATCTCGAACTGGAAGCCAAATATAACCAGGAACTCGGGGAAATAGAAGTCTTTCAATTCAAAACAGTGGTGGAAGAACCAAAAGAACCTGATATAGAAATTTCCATTGAAAACGCAAGATTGCATGACCCGGAATGTATGATTGGGGATAGCATAGGTATAAAAATGGACACTTCCTCACTCGGAAGGATTGCAGCACAAACTGCCAAGCAGGTGATCGTGCAAAAGGTAAGAAACGCAGAGAGCGATGTCATATACAATGAATACAAGGGTAAAAAGGGTGAGATAGTAACAGGTATTATCCAGAGGGTAGAGAAAAACCACTATATTGTAAACCTTGGGAAAACAGAAGCCCTTCTCCCTGTCAAAGAAACAATCCCTGGCGAAAGCTTTCGACAAAGGGATAGGATTAAGGGATATATCCTTGATGTTGAAAGGACCCAAAAGGGATGCGCAATACTAATGTCCAGGACTCATCCCGGTTTTCTCATGAAACTATTTGAACTTGAGGTACCAGAGATCCAGGAAAGTATTATAAAAATTATAGGTGCTGTAAGGGAACCTGGAGAAAGGGCAAAGATATCCGTATACAGTGAAGATCCTGACGTGGACCCTATAGGTGCATGTGTTGGCGTAAAAGGATCAAGGGTCCAGTCAGTAGTTCAGGAGTTAAGGGGAGAAAAGATTGATATAATACCCTGGAGCAGGGAGGTAGCAAAGTTCGTTTGCAATACCCTTGCACCTGCAAGGGCGTCAAAGGTCTATATAAACGAGGAAGACCACTCCATGGAGATTATAGTGAATGACGATCAGCTTTCCCTCGCTATAGGGAGAAAAGGCCAGAATGTCAGGCTTGCATCAAAATTGACGGGATGGAAGATAGATATAAACAGTGAATCTGAGGTAGAAAAAACCTCAAGAAGGGTTATCGATGAACTCATGGAAAATTTAAAGGTGAGTGAAATCCTTGCCCGGGTTTTACATGACGAATATTTAAGGGATCCTCAGGATATAGCAAAATTGACACCCGAGGAGATGAACAAGATAACAAGCATATCTATCGAAGACTGCAGGACGATTATAGAAAAAGCAAAGTCAATATTAGATACGATAGAAAATTCAGGTGAGTTGAAAACACCAGAAACTGAAAATGATGCGTAAATATTTTCAGGAGGAGGTAAAAGTAAATTATTAAGGTCCATGGATGTATTGAGGGTATAAATGTTAAGAAGGATTAGGATATGACAAAGATAAAAATCACAACCCTTACAGACAAGGTAAGTGATGATGAGATTCTATCAAAATTAAAGAGTATAGGGGTAAAGATAAAAGATAAGGGAAAAGGAGAGACGCCTCAGGAAGAAAGGGGCGAAAAAGCAGCCCCTGCAGGCGAAACCCTGGTAGAGAAGAGGGTCGCCTCCACAATAATAAGAAGAAGGGTGCAACCTCCTCCCGTAAAGGAAAAGGTTGAATTAATAGAAAAAAAGGAAGAACCAAAGGAAAAGGTTGAGGAAAAGGTAAAAAAACCAACAAGGGCAGCAAGGAAGCAAGTTGGAGAGCTGAAAGAGCCAAAAGAGAAAGAGAAAGAAGTCAAGGAAGCAGAACCACAACCACCGCCCATTGAAGTTCAAAAGGAAGAAAAGGAAAAAATTCAGGAAGAACCCTTAAAGGGCGATACAGAACCTCTTGGTGTAGAAAAAGAGAAAGAGATAACCAAGGTACTGGAAGAAGCATACAAACATGACCTCGAAAAAGACTTCACCCTTGTTGATACTGAAGAAGAGGAACGTAAGAAGAAAAAAACTGACAAACTTCTAAAGAAGATAGAGGAAGAGGAGCTCGAAGAGACAAAACTAAAAAAGAAAGGGATTTTTAAAAGAAAGGTTGTTATCAAAGAAGAAGATTTATATACATTTAGAAAGCGAAAACCAAGACCGGTCCCCTTCAAAAAAGAAAAGAAAGAAAAAGCAGAAGAGAAAAGGATAGCAGAAGAGAAAAGATTAGAAATCAAACCTGTAAAAAAGATCATCAAGATGAGACATGAAATCCAGATAAGTGAACTTGCAAAGAGGGTGGGCATCAAGGCCCAGGATATCATTGCAAAATTATTACAGCTTGGTGTTATTGTAAATGTGAATCAAAACATAGATTTTGATACAGCATACCTTATCTCAACAGAATTAGGCTACGAACTGGAAAAAATTGTTTCCATAGAAGAAGAGTTCCTTGCAATGGAGGAGGAACAAAAAGAGAACAAGGAGAACCTAAAACCAAGACCTCCAGTGGTTACTATAATGGGGCATGTGGACCACGGTAAGACACTTCTCCTTGATACTATAAGACATACAAATGTAGCTGAACGTGAAGCTGGAGGTATTACGCAACACATAGGTGCATATGCGGTGAATGTAAATAAAAAGGAGATTGTCTTTGTAGACACCCCCGGACATGAAGCCTTTACAGCTATGAGGGCAAGAGGGGCTCGCGTGACAGATATAGTAGTGCTCGTTGTAGCGGCAGATGATGGTGTAATGCCCCAGACAATAGAGGCGATAGACCATGCAAAGGCAGCAAATGTTCCAATAATTGTTGCCATCAACAAAATAGATAAACAGAATGCAAACCCTGATAAAGTAATAAAGGAACTTTCAGAAATAGGTCTGGTGCCTGAGGAGTGGGGGGGAACTACATTATATGCAAAAATTTCTGCGAAAAAGAAAACAGGCATTAAGGAGCTTCTCGAATTAATAATATTGCAATCTGAAATGCTTGAACTGAAAGCAAACCCGGATAAGCTCGCAAAAGGAATCATAATAGAGTCGGAACTTGATAAGGGTCAGGGGCCCATTGGAACCGTTATAATTCAGGAAGGAACCTTAAAAATCCAGGATCCTTTCATTGCAGGCAATATGTTTGGAAGGGTCAGGGCTATGATTGATGATAAGGGTAACAGGATACTGAAAGCACCACCAGCAACACCTGTCCTTGTGGTGGGATTTCAGGATGTTCCTCATGGAGGTGATAAATTTATCGTCACTACAGAAGAGAGATACGCAAAAGAACTTTCCAGGTTCAGACAGGAAAAACTTAAAGAAAAAGAAACATCAAAGAGCTCAAGAACAACACTTGAAGAACTCTACTCAAAGATGGGTGAGTCTGAAAAAATAGTGCTCAATGTGATAATAAAAGGCGATGTGAGAGGAACAATAGATGCGATAGGAGAGGCATTAAAAAAACTATCCAACAAAAAGGTCGAGATTCAAATTATCCATAGCGGTGCAGGTGCAATTACCGAAACAGATGTAACCCTTGCAATGGCTTCAGGCGCCATAATTATAGGTTTCAATACAAAACCAATAGGCAAGGCCCAATCCCTTGCAGAACATGAAAAAATAGAAATCAGAACATACTCCGTGATATACGACGTGATAGATGACATAAAGAAAGCTATGGAAGGCATGCTGGAACCAAAAATTGTAGAAACAGGCATCGGTAAGGCAGAAATAAGAAAGGTATTCACTGTTTCGAAAATAGGCACTATCGCTGGCTGTTTTATGCTTGAGGGGAAAGCAATAAGAAGTGCTCTGGTAAAGGTGCTGAGAGATGGTAACACCTTGTTCACAGGCAAGTTGGCATCCCTCAAAAGATTCAAGGATGATGTAAAAGAGGTTCAAGCAGGTTACGAATGCGGGATATCAATAGACAACTTTAATGACATAAAAGAAGGGGATATCCTGGAGCTTTTTATCCAGGAAAAAGAAAGACAAACCCTTGATGGTTAAAAAACATGATTGTCGGTGTTTCAAGCATAGAGATTTTTTTACCTGAAAACCACTCATTAAAAGATAAAAGGCAGGCGATAAAAAGGATAGTGGAAAAGACAAGGGCAAAGTTTAACATATCTATCATGGAAATAGAGCAAACAAATCTCTGGCAAAGGGCAAGTATTGGTTTTTCAATAGTTGGAGTGAAAAAGGACCACGTGAACTCTGCTATTGAGAATGTGTACAAATATGTTGAGTCTCTTTATATCGGCACGATCATTGATTCAAAAACAGAAATAATAGTGATTGGTCATGAGATATAGAAGGCTTAGGGTTCAGGATCTGTTACGGGAGGAAATTTCCTCAATAATCCACAGGGACATAAAGGATCCGGGGCTCGGATTTATCACGATACTGGAAGTAAAGATGTCCGAAGATTTAAAAAATGCAAAGGTGTTTTGCTCAATCTATGGGGAAGACAAGAAAAAAGAAAAGACAATCGATGCCTTAAAAAGATCCAAGGGTTATATTAAATTCTTACTCGGGAAAAGGATAAAACTAAGATTTATGCCCGAGATTAACTTTGTTATCGACGACACATATGAAAAAATCGCGAGGATAGAAGAGATTCTCAAAAAGGGAACCCATGCTCAAGAAGATTAAAAAGATAATTACTGATGGAAAAAGGTTTTTAATAACCACCCACATAGATCCCGATGGAGATGCAATTGGCTCCGTTCTCTCGCTCTATTGGGCCTTCGAATCGCTAAAAAAAGATTCCTCTATCTACTTAAAGGATGCAATACCGTACAGATACGAATTCCTTCCAAAACCCCCTCAAATTTATTACGAACTATCAAAAGATGCATACGACGCTATCTTTGTTTTAGATTGTGGAAACCTTTTTAGGGTTGGGGACGGATATGAGAAATTAAAAGATATGGGAACAA
This portion of the Pseudomonadota bacterium genome encodes:
- a CDS encoding SDR family oxidoreductase produces the protein MYSYQTYNEPKRILVTGGAGFIGSHLSERLLNDGHEVLCLDNYFTGTKKNISHLLTHPHFELITHDVTQPILLEVDWIFNLACPASPIHYQYNPVKTIKVNVLGALNMLGLAKRVRARVMQASTSEIYGDPETHPQREEYWGNVNPIGKRSCYDEGKRVAETLFFDYLRQNNVDIKVVRIFNTYGPRMRPDDGRVISNFITEAINNKPVTIYGDGTQTRSFCYIDDMIEGMIRMMDYETGEHKRERNYTKPYLSGFPGPINLGNPNEISIISIAKRVIDCLSSKSEIIFEKLPDDDPRRRCPDISKAKNYLEWQPKISLDEGLKRTIDYFLNKVRAKQ
- a CDS encoding UDP-glucose/GDP-mannose dehydrogenase family protein, yielding MHISVIGAGYVGLVTGACFAETGNDVICMDIDKEKIAKLKQAIIPIYEPHLEELVKNNLKEGRLSFTNDIKKATEHGLIIFICVNTPQDEDGSADLKYVMHVASDVGKTIEKYRIVVIKSTVPVGTCGKVKEVITEELKKRKLEIPFDVASNPEFLKEGVAVDDCMKPERVIIGVDEGRVEEILRELYAPFIRTGAPFLVMDIKSSEMTKYTANAMLATRISFMNQIANICEKLGADVMMVMRGIGSDSRIGPKFLFPGVGFGGSCFPKDIRALIKTSQDCGYSPFILEQVMEVNRLQRVSFAEKIKNFYNGDIKGKKFAIWGLAFKPNTDDMREAPAIHVVNVLTKDGALCYLFDPKAMEVALSIFKGNANVHFGKNQYEVLDGVDGLVLITEWLSFREPDYERMKSLMKTPVIFDGRNQYNPRTLSNLGFHYICIGRTNV
- a CDS encoding ribosome maturation factor RimP, whose translation is MISESETIEKIEHALIPILQDDNIELIDIEFKPSGKRWLLRIYIEKEGGVTIADCERVNRELGRVLDVEDLIEHPYLLEVSSPGLTRPLKKGEDFTRYKGRVCRILTKQEIDGKNEFKGEIINTTEDEVEIKGKIGVFTIPICAIKKANLELEL
- the nusA gene encoding transcription termination factor NusA, whose protein sequence is MYFDLNYVIEQVGKEKGISKEVLVEALEEAILSASKKKYGNHLELEAKYNQELGEIEVFQFKTVVEEPKEPDIEISIENARLHDPECMIGDSIGIKMDTSSLGRIAAQTAKQVIVQKVRNAESDVIYNEYKGKKGEIVTGIIQRVEKNHYIVNLGKTEALLPVKETIPGESFRQRDRIKGYILDVERTQKGCAILMSRTHPGFLMKLFELEVPEIQESIIKIIGAVREPGERAKISVYSEDPDVDPIGACVGVKGSRVQSVVQELRGEKIDIIPWSREVAKFVCNTLAPARASKVYINEEDHSMEIIVNDDQLSLAIGRKGQNVRLASKLTGWKIDINSESEVEKTSRRVIDELMENLKVSEILARVLHDEYLRDPQDIAKLTPEEMNKITSISIEDCRTIIEKAKSILDTIENSGELKTPETENDA
- the infB gene encoding translation initiation factor IF-2; its protein translation is MTKIKITTLTDKVSDDEILSKLKSIGVKIKDKGKGETPQEERGEKAAPAGETLVEKRVASTIIRRRVQPPPVKEKVELIEKKEEPKEKVEEKVKKPTRAARKQVGELKEPKEKEKEVKEAEPQPPPIEVQKEEKEKIQEEPLKGDTEPLGVEKEKEITKVLEEAYKHDLEKDFTLVDTEEEERKKKKTDKLLKKIEEEELEETKLKKKGIFKRKVVIKEEDLYTFRKRKPRPVPFKKEKKEKAEEKRIAEEKRLEIKPVKKIIKMRHEIQISELAKRVGIKAQDIIAKLLQLGVIVNVNQNIDFDTAYLISTELGYELEKIVSIEEEFLAMEEEQKENKENLKPRPPVVTIMGHVDHGKTLLLDTIRHTNVAEREAGGITQHIGAYAVNVNKKEIVFVDTPGHEAFTAMRARGARVTDIVVLVVAADDGVMPQTIEAIDHAKAANVPIIVAINKIDKQNANPDKVIKELSEIGLVPEEWGGTTLYAKISAKKKTGIKELLELIILQSEMLELKANPDKLAKGIIIESELDKGQGPIGTVIIQEGTLKIQDPFIAGNMFGRVRAMIDDKGNRILKAPPATPVLVVGFQDVPHGGDKFIVTTEERYAKELSRFRQEKLKEKETSKSSRTTLEELYSKMGESEKIVLNVIIKGDVRGTIDAIGEALKKLSNKKVEIQIIHSGAGAITETDVTLAMASGAIIIGFNTKPIGKAQSLAEHEKIEIRTYSVIYDVIDDIKKAMEGMLEPKIVETGIGKAEIRKVFTVSKIGTIAGCFMLEGKAIRSALVKVLRDGNTLFTGKLASLKRFKDDVKEVQAGYECGISIDNFNDIKEGDILELFIQEKERQTLDG
- a CDS encoding DUF503 domain-containing protein, which encodes MIVGVSSIEIFLPENHSLKDKRQAIKRIVEKTRAKFNISIMEIEQTNLWQRASIGFSIVGVKKDHVNSAIENVYKYVESLYIGTIIDSKTEIIVIGHEI
- the rbfA gene encoding 30S ribosome-binding factor RbfA; protein product: MRYRRLRVQDLLREEISSIIHRDIKDPGLGFITILEVKMSEDLKNAKVFCSIYGEDKKKEKTIDALKRSKGYIKFLLGKRIKLRFMPEINFVIDDTYEKIARIEEILKKGTHAQED